One genomic window of Trichlorobacter lovleyi includes the following:
- a CDS encoding HD domain-containing protein, giving the protein MLAVEELLKRYCCPETVEILMTHGRMVAGKALSACAAVNADPDTRRLVIEAAYLHDIGVCRVDAPDIACHGKEPYIRHGLLGRELLDAEGLPLHALICERHTGVGLTITDITRQNLPLPQRDMTPETLAERIICYADLFFSKHPERLEKEKPVEKIRKNLAKFGDDKVAIFDAWQREFSAGS; this is encoded by the coding sequence ATGCTGGCAGTCGAGGAGTTGCTGAAGCGTTATTGTTGTCCTGAGACCGTTGAGATCCTGATGACCCATGGCAGGATGGTGGCTGGCAAGGCCCTTTCCGCCTGTGCTGCCGTCAACGCAGACCCTGATACCCGCCGCCTGGTCATAGAGGCCGCCTATCTGCATGATATCGGTGTCTGCAGGGTTGATGCACCGGATATTGCCTGTCATGGCAAAGAACCGTACATCAGGCACGGTCTGCTGGGACGTGAGCTGCTCGATGCAGAAGGCTTGCCGCTGCACGCCCTGATCTGTGAGCGTCATACCGGGGTAGGACTCACGATCACTGACATAACCAGACAGAACCTGCCGCTGCCGCAGCGGGATATGACCCCTGAAACCTTGGCGGAGCGGATCATCTGCTATGCTGATCTCTTTTTTTCAAAGCATCCCGAGCGGCTTGAAAAGGAGAAGCCAGTGGAAAAGATCAGAAAAAACCTGGCAAAATTCGGTGATGACAAGGTTGCCATCTTTGATGCCTGGCAGCGGGAGTTCAGCGCCGGTTCGTGA
- a CDS encoding FitA-like ribbon-helix-helix domain-containing protein translates to MATMTLRGIDDSLAQTLKELARNQGVSLNTLALRLIREATGNDKRKRTAVHHDLDCLAGTWNEEDEAAFRHAVEPFDMIDTEIWKQ, encoded by the coding sequence ATGGCAACCATGACCTTGCGAGGTATTGATGACTCTCTCGCACAAACCTTGAAAGAACTGGCCCGAAATCAAGGAGTCAGCCTTAATACACTTGCTTTACGTCTGATCCGTGAGGCAACTGGTAATGACAAACGAAAAAGAACGGCCGTCCACCATGATCTTGATTGTCTTGCCGGTACATGGAACGAAGAGGATGAAGCTGCGTTCAGACATGCTGTTGAACCATTTGATATGATTGATACTGAGATCTGGAAACAATAA
- a CDS encoding dihydroorotate dehydrogenase, whose translation MRPAMSVEIGSLKLRNPVMTASGTFGYGEEFSQYVDLEKIGAFVTKGLSLKPRAGNPTPRIVETPGGMLNAIGLQNVGIDAFIQKKVPFLRSVNTPAIANFFGYTPDEYAELAARLDAIPEVAALEVNISCPNVKQGGIVFGTDPGCAASVVAACRAATQKTLIVKLSPNVTDIVEMAQACEGAGADALSVINTLTGMAIDLERRRPVLANVTGGLSGPAIKPVALRMVWQVARAVKLPVIGIGGIMSATDALEFILAGATAVQVGTASFVNPGAAQEIAEGMEQWLAERGIADIRSLIGALEG comes from the coding sequence ATGAGACCTGCTATGTCTGTTGAGATCGGCAGCCTCAAGCTGCGTAACCCGGTCATGACCGCCTCCGGCACCTTTGGCTACGGTGAAGAGTTCAGCCAGTATGTTGATCTGGAAAAGATCGGTGCCTTTGTCACCAAGGGGTTGTCCCTGAAGCCTCGCGCCGGTAATCCCACCCCGCGGATTGTAGAGACTCCCGGCGGCATGTTGAACGCCATCGGCCTGCAGAATGTGGGGATTGATGCCTTTATCCAGAAAAAAGTGCCGTTCCTGCGTTCCGTGAATACCCCGGCCATTGCCAATTTCTTCGGTTATACCCCGGATGAGTATGCCGAGCTGGCTGCCCGTCTGGATGCGATTCCCGAGGTTGCCGCCCTTGAGGTAAATATCTCATGCCCCAATGTCAAACAGGGCGGGATCGTGTTCGGCACTGATCCGGGCTGCGCTGCCAGTGTGGTTGCGGCCTGTCGCGCTGCCACGCAAAAGACTCTGATCGTCAAGCTCTCTCCCAATGTGACCGATATTGTAGAAATGGCCCAGGCCTGTGAAGGGGCCGGGGCCGATGCCCTGTCGGTGATCAATACCCTGACCGGTATGGCGATTGATCTGGAACGTCGCAGGCCGGTGCTGGCCAATGTTACCGGCGGTCTGTCCGGTCCGGCCATCAAACCGGTTGCCCTGCGGATGGTCTGGCAGGTGGCCAGGGCGGTTAAGCTGCCGGTGATCGGTATTGGCGGCATCATGTCGGCAACCGATGCCCTGGAGTTCATCCTAGCCGGTGCAACGGCAGTGCAGGTCGGTACTGCCAGTTTTGTGAACCCCGGTGCCGCCCAGGAGATTGCCGAAGGGATGGAGCAGTGGCTGGCTGAGCGGGGGATTGCTGATATCAGGAGCCTGATCGGCGCACTGGAGGGGTAG
- a CDS encoding type II toxin-antitoxin system VapC family toxin translates to MQQLIIDTNIYAAFKRNDPVVLGILRQAETIAVNTVVLGELLAGFKGGNKEALNRKELDLFLDTPRVQFCAVEETTAEFFALIFNNLKQAGKPIPVNDIWIAASAMQHGRTLLTLDSHFSYIAGLSLHPALERK, encoded by the coding sequence ATGCAGCAACTAATCATCGATACAAATATCTACGCTGCCTTTAAGCGCAACGACCCTGTTGTTCTTGGCATATTGCGACAAGCTGAAACCATAGCGGTAAATACCGTTGTGCTTGGTGAACTACTGGCAGGTTTTAAAGGGGGAAACAAAGAGGCACTCAACCGTAAGGAGCTTGATCTGTTTCTGGATACACCGCGTGTACAATTTTGTGCCGTTGAGGAAACAACTGCGGAGTTCTTTGCACTTATATTCAACAATCTTAAACAGGCAGGAAAACCTATTCCCGTTAATGACATCTGGATTGCTGCATCAGCCATGCAACATGGACGAACCCTGTTAACGCTAGATAGCCATTTTTCATATATTGCCGGACTTTCACTGCATCCGGCTTTAGAAAGGAAGTAA
- a CDS encoding AAA family ATPase, giving the protein MYCTYFGLKERPFTLTPNPDFIFLGKAHQEAFAHLLYGIDQKAGFIALTGEVGAGKTTVIRTLLTRLTPETHATALILNPMLSSLGLLKTINREFGISDNGDEPAELVETLNQFLLLQKAAHKTVVLVIDEAQDMEPAVLEQVRLLSNLETATEKLIQIILVGQPELETLLSRSELRQLNQRITVRYHLTPMDAADTRDYIAHRLRVAGGTPEMIRFSTGAVQAIHCFAGGLPRLVNAVADRCLLIGYTAESRQIEAAQARQAVCEVAPAEGRRTRRRTRMLATAVAALLLAAAVLAGMVYRRPAPAPPVAAATLQQTATPLALLLQRLDEGRSSREAYQTVLKAWNIVPPASVLPDSSLERSLKQAGLDIFRYTGNLGGLSRIGYPAILELSLPNNQKRYLVFGGLSSEQALVATESGSLTRVSTAALEQVWTGRALIPWKNLLGLSVPVPYLPNHTQRELLARLLVSARTWPPNQPVITEGAVREAVKLFQQSQRVEADGVAGGQTLLLLYRQAPDFKTPVLKKAEKTDP; this is encoded by the coding sequence ATGTACTGTACCTACTTCGGACTGAAAGAACGCCCCTTTACCCTTACCCCGAACCCGGATTTCATCTTCCTGGGCAAGGCCCATCAGGAGGCGTTTGCCCACCTGCTGTACGGCATTGACCAGAAGGCCGGCTTTATTGCGTTAACCGGTGAAGTAGGAGCCGGAAAAACCACGGTCATCCGCACCCTGCTGACCCGGCTTACCCCAGAAACCCACGCCACGGCCCTGATCCTGAACCCGATGCTCTCTTCACTCGGCCTCTTGAAGACGATCAACCGGGAATTCGGCATCTCTGATAACGGTGATGAACCGGCTGAACTGGTGGAGACGTTGAATCAGTTTCTGCTGCTGCAAAAAGCGGCACACAAGACCGTGGTGCTGGTCATTGATGAGGCCCAGGATATGGAACCGGCGGTACTGGAGCAGGTCCGGCTGTTGTCGAACCTTGAGACCGCCACGGAGAAACTGATCCAGATCATCCTGGTCGGCCAGCCGGAACTGGAAACACTGCTGTCCCGTTCCGAACTCCGCCAGCTGAATCAACGGATCACCGTGCGCTATCATCTGACCCCCATGGATGCAGCAGACACGCGCGACTACATCGCCCACCGCCTGAGGGTGGCCGGCGGCACCCCGGAGATGATACGTTTCAGCACCGGCGCGGTGCAGGCGATTCACTGCTTTGCCGGTGGACTGCCCCGCCTGGTGAATGCTGTTGCCGACCGTTGCCTCCTGATCGGCTATACCGCGGAGAGCCGCCAGATTGAGGCCGCTCAGGCCCGGCAGGCTGTCTGCGAAGTAGCCCCTGCCGAAGGACGGCGCACCCGGCGGCGCACCCGGATGCTGGCAACGGCCGTTGCCGCACTCCTGCTGGCTGCTGCTGTGCTGGCCGGCATGGTCTATCGCCGCCCGGCCCCTGCCCCCCCGGTTGCGGCAGCTACCCTGCAACAGACCGCCACACCGCTGGCCCTGCTCCTGCAACGGCTTGACGAAGGCCGCAGCAGCCGGGAGGCCTATCAGACCGTACTGAAGGCCTGGAATATTGTTCCGCCCGCATCGGTACTCCCTGACAGCTCCCTTGAACGGTCACTCAAACAGGCCGGCCTTGACATCTTTCGCTACACCGGGAATCTGGGGGGGCTGTCGCGAATCGGCTATCCCGCGATCCTGGAACTGTCCCTGCCAAACAACCAGAAACGCTATCTGGTGTTTGGGGGTCTAAGCAGTGAACAGGCCTTGGTTGCCACTGAGTCAGGCAGCCTGACAAGGGTCTCAACAGCCGCGCTTGAGCAGGTCTGGACCGGTCGTGCGCTGATCCCCTGGAAAAACCTGCTGGGGCTGTCGGTACCGGTCCCGTACCTGCCCAACCACACCCAGCGTGAGCTGCTGGCACGCCTGCTGGTCTCAGCCAGGACCTGGCCGCCAAACCAGCCGGTCATCACGGAGGGGGCGGTGCGGGAAGCGGTCAAGCTCTTCCAACAATCACAACGAGTTGAAGCAGACGGGGTTGCCGGTGGGCAGACATTGCTGCTCCTGTACCGTCAGGCACCCGACTTTAAGACTCCAGTCCTGAAGAAAGCAGAGAAAACCGATCCATGA
- a CDS encoding mechanosensitive ion channel family protein yields the protein MATTAAQQLNQGMLSLVDLNFFLVNKLVVLLVVILFFTTVTVVRRVQGKPLSPLAPTALKLSLLGLVLLYFEATLTGYPNYRQILARIQSVIVLICLAKLVIYILVDMILCLRRHGDVPMLLRDAIRLAVYLAAGIASLRLVFQVDLSAVITTTTVLTAAIAFAMQTTLSNAFYGFTVQIDPLMTRGSWISIPEKNLFGEIVNVGFRYITLRTLDNNQVLVPNTVVVQSVVTTHGSLREAAQERAALTLTIGLPYELPPEQAKALLLQVLQEDALVLAEPAPAVRLQNMADSSIVYLLKFWLADPAQRNQALSELQTKAWYAVHRAGWSFPFPHRQLVTGALKESFPNQRDEILAGIRQSHLFDVLTADELAHLVEAARMQPFSPGETAVRQGDAGSSLFFVLRGEMAVEVDGKEVARLGQGRMFGEMSLLTGEPRRATVRAHSEAILAELSKPAIADLLDSNDKLMERLGEALSRHTASNRQLQERQLDSVVDERSPVDYLKRLRDFFGKG from the coding sequence ATGGCGACAACAGCAGCACAACAGCTGAATCAGGGAATGCTCTCACTGGTGGACCTGAACTTCTTTCTGGTCAACAAGCTGGTTGTGCTGTTGGTGGTGATCCTGTTCTTTACTACAGTGACGGTGGTACGTCGGGTGCAGGGCAAACCGCTCTCGCCCCTGGCGCCCACTGCGCTCAAGTTGTCGCTGCTGGGACTGGTGCTGCTCTATTTTGAGGCCACCCTGACCGGCTATCCCAACTATCGTCAGATCCTGGCCCGTATCCAGAGCGTGATCGTCCTGATCTGTCTGGCCAAGCTGGTGATCTACATACTGGTTGACATGATCCTCTGCCTGCGGCGTCATGGCGATGTGCCGATGTTGCTGCGGGACGCCATCCGCCTGGCAGTCTATCTGGCGGCGGGGATCGCCTCGTTGCGGCTGGTCTTTCAGGTGGATCTGTCTGCCGTTATCACCACCACCACGGTGTTGACTGCCGCCATCGCCTTTGCCATGCAGACCACGCTTTCCAATGCCTTTTACGGCTTTACGGTCCAGATCGACCCCCTGATGACCCGGGGCAGCTGGATCTCGATTCCTGAAAAAAACCTGTTTGGCGAGATCGTCAACGTCGGCTTCCGTTACATCACCCTGCGGACACTGGACAACAATCAGGTGCTGGTACCCAATACCGTGGTGGTCCAGAGCGTGGTCACCACCCACGGCTCGCTCAGGGAAGCGGCCCAGGAACGGGCCGCCCTGACCCTGACCATCGGTCTGCCCTATGAACTGCCTCCTGAACAGGCCAAGGCGCTGCTGTTGCAGGTTTTACAGGAGGATGCGCTGGTGCTTGCTGAACCGGCACCGGCCGTCCGGCTTCAGAACATGGCTGACAGCAGCATTGTCTACTTGCTCAAGTTCTGGCTGGCAGATCCGGCCCAGCGCAACCAGGCCCTGTCGGAACTGCAGACCAAGGCCTGGTACGCGGTTCATCGCGCCGGCTGGAGCTTTCCCTTTCCCCATCGTCAACTGGTTACCGGGGCGCTTAAGGAGTCGTTTCCCAATCAGCGTGATGAGATTCTGGCAGGGATACGCCAGTCACATCTGTTTGATGTGCTGACTGCTGATGAGCTTGCCCATCTGGTTGAAGCTGCCCGGATGCAACCCTTTTCACCCGGCGAGACCGCGGTCAGGCAGGGGGATGCAGGCAGTTCGCTCTTTTTCGTGCTGCGTGGCGAGATGGCGGTTGAGGTTGATGGGAAAGAAGTGGCCCGTCTTGGCCAGGGCAGGATGTTCGGCGAGATGTCGCTTCTGACCGGCGAACCCCGCCGGGCCACGGTCAGGGCCCACAGCGAGGCGATCCTGGCAGAACTTTCCAAACCGGCCATCGCCGACCTGTTGGACAGCAACGACAAGCTGATGGAGCGGCTGGGAGAGGCGCTGTCGCGGCATACTGCAAGCAACCGGCAACTGCAGGAGCGACAGCTGGATTCCGTTGTTGATGAACGTAGCCCGGTTGATTACCTGAAGCGGCTGAGGGACTTCTTTGGAAAGGGGTAG